Below is a genomic region from Fretibacterium sp. OH1220_COT-178.
GTCGAGGGTCAGGCAGCCATCTTCCACAAGGCTGTAAGCCTTGTGGGATGAGCTGATCGCTATCTCGACGACGCAACCTTTTGCGTTGTCGAGATGCAGAAATTCGGGGCCGTCGGTCGGGAAGGTCTGCATAAAAAATCAGGCTTGCCTCAGGGATTTTGAACCATACTGGAGCGAGTTGATGCGAACCGTTCCGATTCGGAATAAGGTGCACTCGCAGGAATTCAAGGAGGAGCTTTCCCTATGGTTATGAAGCATTGCTTACGGTCTTTGGCGGTTATCTTGGGTCTGACGATCTTTTTTGTCCCGTCCGCCCATGCGGCCGAGGGGTTCCGGGTGGGGACGTGGAAGACGGCGCAGACCATCGCTCCGTTCTTCTACCCGGATCACCTCGTTGGCGGGGCCGAGGTTTTGTCCTTCACCAACCCCGCGGACCAGAAGACCGCGCTTCTGGCGGGGAGCCTGGAGATGTGCGGGACGACCCTGGCCCACGCCATTCACTCCGCGTCCCAGGGACAGCCGGTGGTGGTCGTGGCGGCCCTGTGCAACAAGTGCTCGGCCCTGGTGGTGGCGAAGGACGGCCCGGTCAAGAGCGTCGCCGACCTGAAGGGCAGAAAGATCGGCTATGTGCCGGGGACGATGCACGAGATCCTGCTCCGTGAGGCGCTGACCCGCAGCGGACTCTCCCCGGACTCGGACGTCGAGCTGATGCGCGTGGACTTCTTCGATATGGGGACGGCTCTGTCCCGCGGTTCCATCGACGCCTTCCTCTCGGGAGAGCCGTTCCCCACTCTGGCGGTCCACGAGGGATACGGCCGTATCCTCGCCCACCCCTATTACGAGGACAGCGTGGGGACCATCAACGCGGGAATGCTGACGACGCGGGAGAACATCGAGAAACACCCCGAGCGGGTTCTGGAGCTGGTGCGCGCCCACGTCAAGGCGACGCTGTTCTTGCAGCGGAACCCCGGGGCCTGGCTGGACAAGGCGGCCTCGTTCGGCACCGAGCGCGCGATCCTGGACCTGGCGGCGGAGAACATCGAGCTGGCCTGGCTGATCGACGAGAGCTTCGTGGAGAGGGCCAAGGCTCTTGGGGCCCGGATGGAGGCGCTGAAGGTGATCGACCGTCAGCCGGACTACGACGAGCTCTTCGACCTGAGCTTCGTCAAAAAGGTGCGGGAGGAGCTGGGGCTTTGAGGGACACCCCCTCCTCCCTTGCCCTGCGTCTCCTGCCCTGGCTGCTGCCGGCCGTGCTGCTGGCGGCCTGGGGCCTTGCCAGCGGCACGGGATGGATGCCGGGCTATCTCCTTCCCGAACCGAGTCGGATCGTGCGCTCGTTCTCCCTCTATGTCTTTGGCCAGGCGGGGAGCGCCCCCTATGCCGGGCGTTTCTCCGCCGACGCGGCGGCGAGCCTGACGCGGGTTCTCCTGGGGTTCGGCGTTGCCGTGCTGCTGGGCGTGCCTCTGGGCGTCCTGTCGGGAAGGAGCTTGATGGTGCGGAGCCTTCTGGGCACGACCGTCGACGGCGCACGCGCGGTCCCGGGGATAAGCTGGCTGCCCCTGGCCATGGCGTGGTTCGGCATCGGGCTGGGGACGACGGTATTCCTGATCGCCCTGGCGGCGTTCTTCCCCGTCTACCTCAACACGGCGAGCGGCGTGCTCGGCGTCAACCCGGTCCTGTGCCAGGCCGGGGCGATGATGGGGGTGGGGCCGTTGAGAAGCGTCTGGACCATCCTGCTGCCGGCGGCCATGCCCCAGATCCTTGCCGGATTGAGGCTGGGTCTGGGAACCTCCTGGGCCTATCTGGTGCTGGGAGAGCTCACCGGAGTTCCCAACGGCCTGGGGGCGGTCATCATGGATGCGAGGATGTTGGGCCGCGTCGACGTCATCATCGTGGGGATCGTCGTCATCGCCGTGATGGGGCGGCTGAGCGACCTGCTGTTGACGGCCTCGATGCGGGCGTGCTTCCGATCGGCGCGGAGGTCCGCATGAGCGGGCGGCCGCTTCTCTCCCTGAGGAACGTATCCAAAGTGTTCCGAAACGGCGGGGACGTCCTGGAGGTGCTGTCCGGGGTGAGCTGCGACATCGCGGAGGGGGAGCGGGTGTGCCTGCTCGGCGGGAGCGGCTGCGGCAAGAGCACGCTGCTGAGGATCGTCGCCGGCTTTCTTATGCCCGACGCGGGGTGCGTGGAGATCGGCGGGGAGCGGATTGTGGGCCCCGGTTCGGACCGGTGCGTGGTGTTCCAGGAGGACGCCCTCTTCCCCTGGCTGACCGTCCGGGAGAACGTCGCCTTCGGTGCACGGGGGAAGATGTCCCGCGAGGCGATGGATGCGGAGGTGAACCGCTATTTGGAGAAGGTTGGGCTGGCGTCCTTCGGCGATTATCTTCCCCGTGAGATCTCGGGGGGGATGAAGCAGAGGGTGGCCCTGGCCCGCGTGCTGATCCTGAGGCCGCAGGTGCTGCTGATGGACGAGCCCTTCGGTGCCCTGGATGCGTTGACCCGAGGGGAGATGCACGGGCTGTTCCTGTCCCTGATGCGGGAGACGAACGGGACGTCCCTTTTCGTGACCCATGATGTGGAGGAGGCCGTCACGCTGGCGGACCGTATCCTGGTGATGGGCCGGGCGCCGGGCCGCATTCGGGCCGAGGTCCCCGTGGCGATCTCCCGGCCGCGGGATCGGTTCGACGACGCCTTCGTCCGGCTTTGCCGGGAGGTACGGGATTTGCTGGCCTCGGAGGCGGCTGCTGGGGATTGCGGCGCGGGAGAGTGTGCTGAAGGGCCTCGAGGTTCTCGGTCATAATTTTGAGTTCAGCAAAGGAGATGCTTGAGATGAGGAAATTTCTGATCGGATTTGCGTTGGTTCTGCTGGCGGCCGGGGCGAGTTTTGCGGCCAGTTTCGATGTTGCGGCGAAGGCCGATGTCCTGGACGCCGTCGCCTCGAGCGCCCGTTTCTACACCATCCGTCTCTTGCCGGGCACGGACGTGGTGCAGGAGCTGCTGGCCTTCGTCGAGAGGAAGGGCATCAAGGCTGCCGCGATCGTGTCGTCGGTGGGCAGCCTCTCCGAGGCGCACCTTCGATTTGCCAACCGCAAGGAGGGGACCCTGCTGAAGGGGGACTTCGAGACGATTTGTCTGAGCGGCACGCTCGAGCCGGGAGGGCGGCACCTGCACCTCTCCATCGCCGACGGGGACGGCAGGATGTGGGGCGGACACATGATGAAGAGCGGCAGCATCACGCGTACCACGATGGAGATCGTCATCATGGAGCTCTTGGATGTCGTCTACAAGCGTGAGAAATGCCCCGTCTCCACCTACAACGAGCTGGTCGTCGCCCCCAGGGAGCCCGCGAAATAGGGGCGGGCGGCAGGTGACTTTTCCGGAAGGGTTCGTGTAAAGATGCCATGACTGTCCCGGGCGACCCTTTTGTACGGATACGCGGCCTGGAAAAGCGTTTCGGCAGCGTCGAGGCGCTGCAGGATGTCTCGCTCGAAATTCGGCTGGGGGAGGTTCTGGCGATCGTCGGCACGAACGGTGCGGGCAAGTCGACGCTGGTCAAGATCGTCTCGGGAGTCCTTCGCCCGGACAGGGGAGAGTTGTCTCTGGGGGGAGAGCGTGTGGAGAACCTTACTCCGGCGCTCTCCCTGAAGAAGGGGGTGGCCGTCGTGTATCAGGACCTCGCGCTGGCGGATACGGGAAGCGTGTCCTTCAACGTGTTCCTGGGCGAGGAGCCGGCCCGATGGGGGCTGTGCCTCGACAGGCGTGCCATGGACGAGGGAGCGGAGGCTCTGCTGAAGAAAATGGATGTCGTTTTGCCGGATGTCCGCAGCGAGGTTCGTTTTCTCAGCGGCGGTCAGAGGCAGGCTGTCGCGATCGCGAAGGCCCTTCAGCGGGGCGGAAGGCTCCTGATTCTGGATGAGCCGACTGCCGCGATGGGGCCTGTCGAATCCGGCGCTGTCCTTCGTCTGCTGAAACGTCTGGCCGGGGAAGGTCACGGCATCGTCCTGATCTCCCATAATCTGCACGCGGTGTTTGGGATCGCCGATCGGATCTGTGTGATGCGGCAGGGCAGAATCGTGGCGCAGCGTCCCGCTTCGGAGCTGAACCCCGAACGCGTCGTCGCTCTCATGACCGGGGCGGAGGGGGAGGCGTTGTGAAGCGTCTTCTGCGGAACATCGGGAACCCGAACCCTCATATCCTTTTTGTCGGATTGCTGGTCCTGAGCCTCGGACTGAGCCGGGCCTCGCCGTATTTCTGGACGGGGCGCAACATCGCGAATATCT
It encodes:
- a CDS encoding ATP-binding cassette domain-containing protein translates to MTVPGDPFVRIRGLEKRFGSVEALQDVSLEIRLGEVLAIVGTNGAGKSTLVKIVSGVLRPDRGELSLGGERVENLTPALSLKKGVAVVYQDLALADTGSVSFNVFLGEEPARWGLCLDRRAMDEGAEALLKKMDVVLPDVRSEVRFLSGGQRQAVAIAKALQRGGRLLILDEPTAAMGPVESGAVLRLLKRLAGEGHGIVLISHNLHAVFGIADRICVMRQGRIVAQRPASELNPERVVALMTGAEGEAL
- a CDS encoding ABC transporter substrate-binding protein; translation: MVMKHCLRSLAVILGLTIFFVPSAHAAEGFRVGTWKTAQTIAPFFYPDHLVGGAEVLSFTNPADQKTALLAGSLEMCGTTLAHAIHSASQGQPVVVVAALCNKCSALVVAKDGPVKSVADLKGRKIGYVPGTMHEILLREALTRSGLSPDSDVELMRVDFFDMGTALSRGSIDAFLSGEPFPTLAVHEGYGRILAHPYYEDSVGTINAGMLTTRENIEKHPERVLELVRAHVKATLFLQRNPGAWLDKAASFGTERAILDLAAENIELAWLIDESFVERAKALGARMEALKVIDRQPDYDELFDLSFVKKVREELGL
- a CDS encoding ABC transporter ATP-binding protein — encoded protein: MSGRPLLSLRNVSKVFRNGGDVLEVLSGVSCDIAEGERVCLLGGSGCGKSTLLRIVAGFLMPDAGCVEIGGERIVGPGSDRCVVFQEDALFPWLTVRENVAFGARGKMSREAMDAEVNRYLEKVGLASFGDYLPREISGGMKQRVALARVLILRPQVLLMDEPFGALDALTRGEMHGLFLSLMRETNGTSLFVTHDVEEAVTLADRILVMGRAPGRIRAEVPVAISRPRDRFDDAFVRLCREVRDLLASEAAAGDCGAGECAEGPRGSRS
- a CDS encoding ABC transporter permease, coding for MRDTPSSLALRLLPWLLPAVLLAAWGLASGTGWMPGYLLPEPSRIVRSFSLYVFGQAGSAPYAGRFSADAAASLTRVLLGFGVAVLLGVPLGVLSGRSLMVRSLLGTTVDGARAVPGISWLPLAMAWFGIGLGTTVFLIALAAFFPVYLNTASGVLGVNPVLCQAGAMMGVGPLRSVWTILLPAAMPQILAGLRLGLGTSWAYLVLGELTGVPNGLGAVIMDARMLGRVDVIIVGIVVIAVMGRLSDLLLTASMRACFRSARRSA
- a CDS encoding PPC domain-containing DNA-binding protein; translated protein: MRKFLIGFALVLLAAGASFAASFDVAAKADVLDAVASSARFYTIRLLPGTDVVQELLAFVERKGIKAAAIVSSVGSLSEAHLRFANRKEGTLLKGDFETICLSGTLEPGGRHLHLSIADGDGRMWGGHMMKSGSITRTTMEIVIMELLDVVYKREKCPVSTYNELVVAPREPAK